Part of the Arthrobacter sp. MMS18-M83 genome is shown below.
CAGCGCTGTCTGCTCCGTTACCGACTCCCCACCCACTGTCTTGGTTTGCGTCAACCAGAACAGTGCCACCCACGATATCTTCAACAGCAATGGCGAGGTGTGCATCAACGTCCTCAGCGGCGAACACGAGGAACTCGCCCGCCACTTCTCCGGGGCGACGCGCGTTCCCATGGAGGAACGCTTCGGCTGGGATATCTGGGAAGAGGGCGCTGACTCCGTTCCCGTACTGCGTGACGCACTGGTCAAGATCGTGGGCCGGATCAGCGGCCGCTCTGTCCAGGGATCGCACTCCGTAATCTTCGTCCAGGTGGACCGTGTTGAGGTCCAGGAGGAGCGTGACAGCCTCATCTACTTCAAGAGGCAGTTTCATCGCCTTTCCGTAACACCGGAGCTTGTCGCTTGAGCTCCGGCGGTTCGCTCCGCGAGCTCTCCGATGCCCTGGCTTCTGGCGCAGTAACGCCAAGCGCCGCCGTCGAGCAGGCCTGGCAGCGCACGCAAGCCGCGGAACCCGAGATCCTGGCTTGGGTCGAGACCGACCCGGCCGGTGCGCGCAACGCTGCCCGAGACCTGGAACGCACGCCAGGCGCGCGGGGGCCGCTTTGGGGAATACCCGTCGGCATCAAGGACCTCATCGACGTCCAGGGGCTGGCGACACGCTG
Proteins encoded:
- the hpaC gene encoding 4-hydroxyphenylacetate 3-monooxygenase, reductase component; its protein translation is MTGLTQIQKDFRSAMAHLPAAVNVVTTAGPHGRVGITVSAVCSVTDSPPTVLVCVNQNSATHDIFNSNGEVCINVLSGEHEELARHFSGATRVPMEERFGWDIWEEGADSVPVLRDALVKIVGRISGRSVQGSHSVIFVQVDRVEVQEERDSLIYFKRQFHRLSVTPELVA